In Carassius gibelio isolate Cgi1373 ecotype wild population from Czech Republic chromosome B17, carGib1.2-hapl.c, whole genome shotgun sequence, a single window of DNA contains:
- the LOC127976355 gene encoding ovarian cancer G-protein coupled receptor 1-like, with amino-acid sequence MDQNTSVNGTLESGICVHGNTVERYMYPTAYSLFFIIGFPANCLSLYVAWVLMKKGNNLAVYLINLSVGDLLYILTLPVWIVMALGYAVDDSLCSVIAVVMFNSFYVGSGFLCCISVDRYLAIVFPLHFARVREVRTTVLVSAIVWLLEIVLHVDLLTYTKAINNFSASRLCQEPMIMSAAAANMAITRAALGFLVPVLIMSFCFEEIIRALKKSTSTVVSERRKICRLLFSLLFTYLLAFTPFQVVMFIRGLLEPGNCSVAHNLRDYYMVFVATTTINSVLDPILYCLISDSAKTEMKRLFKVCEEQFGKIYSSVVKA; translated from the coding sequence ATGGACCAGAACACTTCTGTAAACGGGACTCTTGAATCTGGAATCTGTGTACATGGAAACACAGTGGAGCGGTATATGTACCCGACGGCTTACTCGCTGTTCTTCATCATTGGATTTCCAGCAAACTGTCTGTCCCTGTACGTGGCCTGGGTTCTGATGAAGAAAGGCAATAATTTGGCGGTTTATCTGATTAATTTGTCAGTTGGAGATCTGCTGTATATCCTCACTCTTCCCGTTTGGATCGTGATGGCACTCGGTTATGCGGTGGACGACAGTCTGTGCAGCGTTATAGCAGTGGTCATGTTCAACAGCTTCTATGTGGGTTCAGGCTTTCTGTGCTGCATCTCTGTGGACCGATATTTAGCCATCGTGTTTCCACTGCATTTCGCACGTGTGCGAGAAGTCAGAACTACAGTATTGGTGAGCGCCATCGTATGGCTGCTGGAGATTGTGCTTCATGTGGATCTTCTAACCTACACGAAGGCGATCAATAACTTTTCTGCCAGTCGTCTGTGCCAGGAGCCAATGATAATGAGCGCCGCCGCTGCAAACATGGCCATCACACGCGCGGCCCTGGGATTTCTGGTTCCTGTACTCATTATGAGCTTCTGCTTCGAGGAGATCATCAGGGCGCTGAAGAAAAGCACCTCTACTGTGGTCAGCGAACGGAGGAAGATCTGCCGCCTTCTCTTCTCTCTCCTTTTCACCTACCTTTTGGCTTTTACACCCTTCCAGGTGGTGATGTTCATCAGGGGACTGCTGGAGCCCGGAAACTGCAGCGTCGCACACAATCTCAGAGACTATTACATGGTGTTTGTGGCTACGACTACAATAAACAGCGTTTTAGACCCCATCCTATATTGTCTCATAAGTGACAGTgccaaaactgaaatgaaaagacTTTTTAAGGTCTGTGAGGAGCAATTCGGTAAGATTTATTCATCTGTGGTGAAAGCCTGA